One Leishmania panamensis strain MHOM/PA/94/PSC-1 chromosome 24 sequence genomic region harbors:
- a CDS encoding hypothetical protein (TriTrypDB/GeneDB-style sysID: LpmP.24.2020), whose amino-acid sequence MFRVAPRLLVAYTAADIQAKLESSEALKPIQSISVVDASAGCGSFFNIDIVSPAFQGKSLIDQHRLVNGVLKEEISAIHGFTLNTKSELPKQRL is encoded by the coding sequence ATGTTTCGAGTTGCGCCGCGCCTCCTTGTCGCCTACACGGCAGCCGACATCCAGGCAAAGCTGGAGTCCAGCGAGGCCCTGAAGCCCATTCAGTCCATTAGTGTTGTCGATGCCAGCgccggctgcggcagcttcttCAACATTGACATCGTGTCGCCAGCTTTCCAGGGTAAGTCCCTCATTGATCAGCATCGCCTCGTCAACGGCGTGTTGAAGGAGGAAATTAGCGCCATCCACGGCTTCACGCTCAACACCAAGAGCGAGTTGCCAAAGCAACGCCTGTAA
- a CDS encoding 60S ribosomal protein L26, putative (TriTrypDB/GeneDB-style sysID: LpmP.24.2030): MVSIKCGSRRKARRAHFQAPSHVRRVLMSAPLSKELRAKYNVRAMPVRKDDEVIVKRGAFKGREGKVTACYRLKWVIHIDKVNREKANGSTVAVGIHPSNVEITKLKLTHHRKAILERKDRSSKSDKGKGKISAADKAMQQMD, translated from the coding sequence ATGGTCAGCATCAAGTGTGGTTCCCGCCGCAAGGCCCGCCGCGCGCACTTCCAGGCCCCGAGCCATGTGCGCCGTGTGCTCATGAGCGCCCCGCTCTccaaggagctgcgcgccaagTACAACGTGCGTGCCATGCCCGTGCGCAAGGATGACGAGGTCATCGTGAAGCGCGGCGCCTTCAAGGGCCGTGAGGGTAAGGTGACGGCGTGCTACCGCCTCAAGTGGGTCATTCACATCGATAAGGTGAACCGCGAGAAGGCGAACGGCTCCACCGTGGCCGTCGGCATCCACCCCTCCAACGTCGAAATCACGAAGCTGAAGCTGACGCACCACCGCAAGGCCATCCTGGAGCGCAAGGACCGCTCGTCCAAGAGCGACAAGGGCAAGGGCAAAATCAGCGCCGCGGACAAGGCCATGCAGCAGATGGACTAA
- a CDS encoding transketolase (TriTrypDB/GeneDB-style sysID: LpmP.24.2040) produces the protein MASIEKVANCIRCLAADIVQGGNSGHPGTPMGMAPVSAILWTEVMKYNSQDPHWADRDRFVMSNGHACALQYALLHMAGFDLTMDDLKRFRQEDSRTPGHPERFVTSGVEVTTGPLGQGIANAVGLAMAEAHLAATFNRPGHEIVNHHTYAYCGDGCLMEGVCQEALSLAGHLGLEKLIVIYDSNHICIDGSTDLSFTESCTQKYVSMGFHVIEVCNGDSDYDGLRKALAEAKATKGKPKMIVQTTTIGYGSSKQGTEKVHGAPLGDEDIASVKTKFGRDPSKKYHVDEDVRSVFQKHVEKCAMEQKAWEERLAKYMAAFPAEGSAFVAQMKGELPAGWEAKLPTNCSPIATRKASENCLAVLFQAIPALIGGSADLTPSNLTRPASANLTDFAPGSYEGRYIRFGVREHAMCAILNGLDAHGCLIPFGGTFLNFVGYALAAVRLAALSHHRAIYVATHDSIGLGEDGPTHQPVELVAALRAMPNLQVIRPSDQTETSGAWAVAVTSARTPTVLCLSRQNTVPQPGSSIEGVKRGAYPLAEVPNPQLVIVASGSEVSLAVDAAKALSGELRVSVVSMPCQELFDAQSDKYRKSVFPDGVPVVSVEAYLSFGWEKYSHAHVGMSGFGASAPAGALYKKFGITTGDVVATACKLVARFPNCTAPLKNSSFSKI, from the coding sequence atggCCTCCATTGAGAAGGTTGCAAACTGCATCCGCTGCCTCGCGGCGGACATTGTGCAAGGCGGCAACAGTGGCCACCCGGGCACGCCGATGGGCATGGCACCGGTGTCGGCAATCCTGTGGACAGAGGTGATGAAGTACAACAGCCAAGACCCTCACTGGGCTGACCGCGACCGCTTTGTCATGTCAAACGGGCACGCCTGCGCACTGCAGTACGCCCTGCTGCACATGGCCGGTTTCGACCTCACCATGGACGACCTAAAGAGGTTCCGCCAGGAGGACTCCCGCACCCCGGGCCATCCCGAGCGTTTCGTGACGTCTggggtggaggtgacgaCCGGGCCGCTTGGCCAGGGTATCGCAAATGCGGTCGGCCTGGCGATGGCCGAGGCGCACCTCGCCGCCACGTTCAATCGCCCGGGACACGAGATTGTGAACCACCACACGTACGCGTACTGTGGTGATGGCTGCCTGATGGAGGGTGTGTGCCAGGAGGCACTCTCCCTCGCGGGCCACCTCGGCCTGGAGAAGCTTATCGTCATCTATGACAGCAACCATATCTGCATCGACGGCTCGACAGACCTCTCCTTCACGGAAAGCTGCACCCAGAAGTATGTGTCCATGGGTTTTCATGTGATTGAGGTCTGCAACGGTGACTCTGACTACGATGGACTGCGCAAGGCATTGGCAGAAGCCAAGGCCACGAAGGGCAAGCCCAAGATGATTGtgcagacgacgacgatcGGGTACGGGTCTTCGAAGCAGGGCACCGAGAAGGTACACGGCGCTCCGCTGGGTGACGAGGACATTGCCAGTGTCAAGACAAAATTTGGCCGCGACCCGAGCAAGAAGTACCATGTCGATGAGGACGTCCGCTCTGTATTCCAAAAACACGTGGAGAAGTGCGCCATGGAGCAGAAGGCGTGGGAGGAGCGCTTGGCCAAGTACATGGCTGCGTTCCCAGCCGAGGGTTCCGCCTTCGTCGCCCAGATGAAGGGCGAGCTGCCGGCCGGGTGggaggcgaagctgccgaCGAACTGCTCACCCATCGCCACGCGCAAGGCGAGCGAGAACTGCCTGGCTGTGCTCTTCCAGGCCATCCCAGCTCTCATCGGTGGGTCGGCCGACCTCACGCCGAGCAACCTGACGCGCCCCGCGTCGGCGAACTTGACGGACTTTGCCCCAGGCAGCTACGAGGGTCGCTACATTCGCTTCGGTGTCCGTGAGCACGCCATGTGCGCTATCCTCAACGGCCTCGACGCCCACGGCTGTCTCATCCCGTTTGGCGGCACCTTCCTCAACTTTGTCGGCTACGCcctcgctgcggtgcgtcTTGCCGCGCTCTCACACCACCGTGCCATCTACGTGGCGACACACGACAGCATTGGCCTCGGCGAGGATGGACCAACCCACCAACCCGTCGAGCTGGTGGCTGCCCTGCGCGCCATGCCGAACCTGCAGGTGATACGTCCTAGCGACCAAACGGAGACGAGTGGCGCGTGGGCTGTTGCGGTGACCAGTGCCCGTACTCCAACGGTTCTGTGCTTGAGCCGTCAGAACACCGTGCCGCAGCCGGGGTCGAGCATCGAAGGTGTGAAGCGCGGTGCCTACCCGCTAGCAGAGGTGCCTAACCCGCAACTCGTGATCGTGGCGAGCGGCTCAGAGGTGTCGCTGGCGGTCGATGCTGCCAAGGCGCTATCAGGTGAGCTACGCGTGAGCGTCGTGTCGATGCCGTGCCAGGAGCTATTTGACGCGCAGTCGGATAAGTACCGCAAGTCGGTGTTCCCCGATGGCGTGCCGGTGGTGTCAGTGGAAGCGTACCTCAGCTTCGGCTGGGAGAAGTACTCCCATGCGCATGTGGGCATGTCTGGCTTCGGTGCCTCCGCCCCCGCGGGTGCGCTATACAAGAAGTTTGGCATTACCACCGGGGatgtggtggcgacggcctGCAAGCTGGTTGCACGCTTCCCCAACTGCACGGCACCGCTCAAGAACTCCTCTTTTAGCAAAATCTAA